In Thermococcus profundus, the genomic stretch AAACTCGCCGGAATGTATCCTAGGCTGAAAACCTACGGACTGGCCCTGATCGTCCTCCTCGTTGCATACTACGGGTACTTGATAAGGATGAAAACGGCAAAGCTCAAGTATCTCGTTGATCCGGATACGTTCTACCACTTCGAGATGTTCAGGCAGGCCGTAAAGCACGGCATCCCGAGCTACTTCCCGATGGCGGAGCCCCCGACGGGAATAAAAGTCAGCGGCTCCCTCGGTCTCTACGTTATCCCCGCGAAGGCCTACAGCCTGATCTTCAGTCACCTTGGATACTCAGAGCTGGAGTTCTTCAAGATGTGGACACCCCTAATGGGTGCACTGACGATCATAGGGATCTACCTCCTAGGGAAGAAGCTTCACTCAGACTGGACTGGCTTCTGGGCGGCGGTGTTCCTGGCGTTCTCCTACGCCAACTACACCAAGACCTACGCGGGAAACGCGAGGGGTGAGGCACCCTTCCTGATGTTCTTCGTCTTCGCCCTGCTCGCGATGACCTACTACCTCGACGACGATGCCAACCTCCTCGACTTCAAGAGGTCTTGGAAGAAGCTCACCTGGGGTGCGCTGTTCGTCCTCCTCAGCTGGCTCTTCATGATGAGCTGGCAGGGAAGCGAGTTCGGTCTCGGCGTACTGCTGGCATTCATGGCAGTTCACCCGATAGTCCTCTTTACGTTCGGAAGGATAAGGGAGCTCAAGAAGTTCACGTACGAGTTCTATCCACTGATGCTTGTCATCCTCCTGGGAGCCCTTCCGCTGACCGGCATCTCGCTCATCGGCTACAAACCGTTCCTAATATTCTCCATTGAAGTTTACTTTGCAGTGGTTGCACTCACCGCAGTAATGCTCTTCGGTGAAAATGTCGGCCTCAACTACTCGGACAAGAAGCACAGGTTCGGAACGGTTCTCGGCGTCGGCCTTCTCGGCTTCATAGGGGCTTACGCTTACTTCGGAAGGAGTCTCTGGAAGTTCTTCGGAAGCGCGTACCAGTCCAACCCGCTTTACCAGACGGTTGCAGAGCTCGCCAGGCCCAACTGGGGCTATGTAAAGAACGTCTTCAGCATTCACTACAGCGGAGGCGCCGGTCAGGACGGTATGCTCTACATATTCTCCCTGCTGGGCTTCCTCGTGCTCATAATCAGGATGGGCTGGAAGCTCCGCAAAGGGGACATCACTAGCTACAAGGAGATATTCCTCGCCACGTACTACACCGCGGCAACTTACCTCCTCTGGACGGCGGTTAGATTCAGCTTCCAGGCCTCTGGAGCAGTCATACTTCTAGCCGGCCTTCTCTTCGGTGAGATGATAGTGGCAGTTGAAACCATGAAAGACACCCTAGGTACGAAGGCGATGTACGCCATCGTCCTCATCCTGCTTCTCCTGCCGCTCCCGGTGATCGGTGCGAGGGACATGGGCAAGATGGCAGATGCACAGGCTTCGAGTGAGGCAGTCCCGAAGAGCTGGCAGGACACCCTCCTCTGGCTCAGGAACAACAGCAACCCGCTCGACAGCGCTACGAGCTGGTGGGACTACGGCTACTGGATAGAGTCCAGCCTGCTGAGCGACAGGAGGGCCTCAACGGACGGTGGCCATGCCTACGACAGGAGGTACATCCTGGCGGACTTCTTCTCCCACAGCGGAAACGAGGCGGAGCAGGACTTTGAGGCATGGGGACTCAACTACCTGATAGCCTGGCAGAGCGATATCTACAAGTTCAACGCCATAAGCTACCTGGGTGGTGCGATAACCTACGGCGAGTACAAGCACAACCCGATGTTCATGCCGGTCGGACCCCAGTACGGCTCCTCGATAGTGTTCGACAACCAGAGCAAGACCTACTACGTCAGGGTCGCCTACAGGAACGGTCAGGTTCTGCAGTACGTACCGGACACGATCATAGACATGAGCACGGGCTCGGTGTACCAGAACAAACAGTCCAACGTGCCCTACGTCCTCTACAAGTTCTCGCCGGGTTTTGGAGTGCTAGCCTACGATAAGATCGCCTACAGCAACTTCGTTCAGCTGGCCTTCATCTACCTGAACCCGAGGAACATCACCGAGTCCATGAAGCTCAGGGCCAACTTCAAGCTCGTGAAGGCCGAAGGAGGCGTCAACACCTACAAGTTCCAGCCCTTTGCCGTTTACAGGATAGACATGCTCACCAACGGGACGATCGAGAACGGAACTTGGCAGCAGGTTTACTCCACGTTCATGCCCACAAAGCTTCCGATAGGCGACCACACCTTCAGGATTTACATATCGGCCTTTGGAAGGGACGTCAAGGACGGAACCCTGATATTCGAGGCCTACAAGAACGGAACCCTGATACAGAAAGAGGTGCTCGCCCGGAACCTCCACATCGACCACCTAAACGAGACCCCCATAACCGTGACCCTCAGCGTTCCCAACGCCACCAGCTACCGCATGGTTCTCCTCCAGGACGGTCCTATTGGAGTCCTCGATGGACCAGTCAAGGTTAACGGGAAGGAGGTCAACCCGAGCTTCCCGATAGCTCCGGGGCAGAGCGGCGATATGAGCCTCACCGCAGCCTTCAGGAAAGACTACGAGAACGTCAACCTAACCCTGAGGGCGAGCGTGGTCTACTACGTCACACCTAACGGAGGGGACATCTACAGCGACAAATTCTACCTCGAACCCCACCAGGACATTATAGCGTACGTCCCAGTGAAGAGCCTGAGCGTCAAGGCGGGGGACAACGAAGTAACCGCCCACGTCAGCGTTCCGAAAGATGTGTTCGATGCGTACATCGAAAAGCTCAAAGAGAAGTACGGGGACAACGTTGTCATCTACAAGAAGAGACTAGAGACCGTATTCATAACCCAGAAGGAGTACGTTGTGTGGGAGGGGTGATCATCCCCTCCGGATTTTCATATCTTCGAGCCTTCTAAGTCCGCTCTTCTCGGCGGTCTTCACAATTCCTGGGATGAACTTCCCCCTTGGGACGAGCACCAGGGCCTCTACTTCCATAACGCCGAGCTTCTTGAGGGCAAAGGCCCTGTGATGGCCGTCAAGAATGTAGTACCTCCCTGCGTGGGGGAGAACGATGATGGGGGCATCGTAGCCGTGTTTTATCTCCTGAAGAACCACTAGAAGCTTTTTCTCGCTCAGCTCGGACTGAGTCGGCACCACTTCTTCCAGGGAGATGAACTTCCGCTCCACTTCGAACTCAATCCCCGAGATAGTCCTATACTCGTCCCTTATGCGCTCGGCCCGCTTTACGGCTTCTTCCCGTGTTATGAGTCGTATTCCGCTCACTTCTTCACTCCCCCACACCTATGATTTCCCGCACCACCTCCCGTCCATCCCCAGATCAGCCCGATGAATGATCTGAAGGAGGAAAGAAAGTGTGCGTACTTTTCTGGGTGTTTCCACCCCTGACTTAAGCCACAGGATTAGGGTACTCTCCCGCACTGAGCCCCCTGTTCTTGGGAGGAACAGACAAATTTCGGCAACCGCCGCATCATCCTCACTCGTGCTCCTTCCTCTTCTCCTCGCGGGCGTGGATGTAGTCAAGGAGGGGCTGGATCCTCTTCCAGACCTCGGATATGGGACCGTCCCCATCGACCCGGACGTAGATGCCCTTGGCCCTGTAGAACTTTATTATGGGCTCCATGTTTCTGACGTAGATGTGATAGCGCTTCCTAACGACTTCCTCTCTATCGTCGGCCCTCTGAATTAGCTTTGAGCCGCAGACGTCGCAGATTCCTGGAACCTTCGGGGGGTTGTACTTAACGTGGTAAACCGCCCCACAGTTCGGGCATATCCTCCTGCCCGATATCCTCTCGACGCTTGTCTCCTCATCGATGAATATCTCCACTGCAAGATCCAGCCTTATTCCGTGATCGTAGAGGTAGTTCTCAAGGGCTATAACCTGCTCCGGAGTTCTCGGGTAGCCATCTAGTATGAAGCCCTCCCTCCTTCTGCGGAGTTTTGAGATTATCAGGGTGTTGACTATCGTGTCAGGTATGAGGTCTCCCCTGCTGAGATAAGCTTCCATCTCAACCCCAAGGGAACTCTTTCGCTCGATCTCCCTCCTTATCAGATCTCCGGAGGAAATGTAGGCAAGGCCGTATTCCTCGACTATCCTCCGCGAGTGAGTGCTCTTCCCGGAACCCGGGGGACCGAATATCAGTATGTTCATGGGGGATCACCAATAATCATTTATGCTCAAAAGCTGAATAACTTTTTGGTGATCCTCATGAAGCTGAGTACAGGCTATGTGAGGGCAAGTGGCTACGCGCATAAAGTACGGAGGGTGCTCTTCGCCCTGGTCCGGAGGAGGGTGGAGCCCAAAGAGGTAGTCAGGGCCGCAGGAGAGCTTAACCAGCGCATCTTCGACAGACTGGTTGAAATGAAGGTCGACAAGGCAGACGTCATCAGGGTGACGGTTCCGTTCTCAATAAGGGATGGACAAATAGTGTGGGACTACGAAAACCTTGAGATCGAGGTCTACAGGAGGGAGGAAGAGGAAAACCTGGCCAGGGCCATGGAAGAGGTCGAGGCACGCGAGAGGGAGCTCGAGGAGAGAATAAAGGAAGTCGAAGAAGTGGCTTTAAGGCTGAAAGAGCTCTCAGAAGAGCTTCTTGAAAGGATCGAGCGCCTTAAGGAGGAGCACACCTCACTAAAAATCAAGGCAGAGGAATGACGTTAATTGGAGGATGCCACTTTCAAAGAATGAAAAGGCAAAATGTCCCCACAGGGGTGTTATAACAAAAACACGGAACCACGTAGCTGGCTCTTCAACTTCCAGTTAAAAGCCGAAAGATTTTCAGTTTTTCGCCGAAAAGCATTTATATTTAAAAAGTGTACATTGAAGCGCAAAACTTAAATGGAGGTGCAAATATGAACTCTGCTGTAGTTATTCTGCTGGCCGCGACCATCTACGTGGCCATGTACTTCACCTACGGAAAGAGCCTTCAGAACAAAGTGGTACGTGCAGACCCCAACAGGCCCACACCGGCACACAGGCTCTACGATGGAGTGGACTACGTTCCAGCGCACCCGCTTGTCCTCTACGGACACCACTTCGCATCGATAGCAGGAGCAGGCCCAATCGTCGGCCCAGCAGTTGCAATGGCCTGGGGATGGCTCCCGGGACTGATCTGGGTCTGGTTCGGAAACGTCTTCATTGGTGCCGTCCATGACTATCTCGCACTGATGTCATCTGTCCGCTACGATGGTAAGTCCATCCAGTGGATTGCAGGAAAGCTCATGAGCAAGAGAACCGGTATAGCCTTCGAGCTCTACATCTGGTTCGCACTGCTCCTAGTTGTGGCGGCGTTCACAGCCGTTATCGCGGGTATCTTCACGAAGACCCCCGAGGCGGCGACCGCAGCACTGCTCTTCCTAGTCTCGGCCATGATAGTCGGTTGGCTCATGTACAAGACGAGCCTGCACTTCGCTGGAGCAACGGTTATAGGCCTAATCCTCGTGGCCATCTCAGTATGGCTAGGCTTCATGTTCCCGATACACGCGAGCTTCCACGCATGGGCAACGTTCCTGCTGTTCTACATCATAATTGCGGCATCGCTACCAGTGTGGATACTACTACAGCCCAGGGACTACCTCAACGCCTACATCCTGTGGTTCGGCCTCATACTCGGTGGACTGGCGTTCATCCTCGTCGGCAGTAAGGGAACCTTCACAGCCCCTGCATACACAACCTGGAGCGCTCACGTCGTCGGAGGCAAGCCCTCGCCGTTCTGGCCCACGATACCGCTCGTTATTGCCTGTGGTGCCCTCAGTGGATTCCACTCGATAGTCGGCTCTGGAACCTCGTCGAAGCAGCTCGACAACGAGATACACGGCCTCATGGTCGGCTACGGCGGAATGTTCACCGAGGGCTTCCTTTCAACAATTGTCATAGCCTCAATATCAGTCTATGGAATTAAGGTCTTCGCTGACGCTGGAATAACCATAAACGCCTCCAACTGGGCCGTCATCTACGCCCCCAAGGTGGCCAAGGTAGTCGGTAAGGTCGGCATCTTCGCCAAGAGTTACGCATATGGACTGCAGGACGCCTTTGGAATACCGTACAAGACAGGTGCAGTCTTTGCCAGCCTCTGGGTCTCGGCCTTCGCCTTGACGTCACTCGACACCGCCACCAGGCTTGGAAGGTTCGCCTGGCAGGAAGTCTTTGGAATGGTCGTTGACACCAGCCAGGGCTTCTGGAAGACCGTTACCAACAAGTGGGTCGCTTCAACTGTCATTGCAATACTCGGTGTCGCCCTTGCCTGGGGCAACCAGTGGCTCATCCTCTGGCCGGCATTCAGCGGTATGAACCAGATGCTCGCGAGCATTGCAATGATGACCGCCGCCCTCTGGGTTGCCAAAGTACAGAGAGCTGGTAAGTGGAGCTGGGCCGTTCTCATTCCAGCGCTCTTCCTGTGGATCACGGTAACGTTGGCGCTTGGATGGTTCCTCGTGGAAGTCGTACCGGGAATAAGCACACCGCTCACGAAGTACTCAGTGGGCCTGATAACCATCGTCGGCCTGCTCCTGAACTTCCTCCTGGCCTGGGACTTCTGGATCGCTTGGAAGAGGCCAGCAGAGGAGTACGAGGCCGCAAAGGCCTGAAGGCCCTTTCTCTTTTTACCACCTTTAGGGGCGATGGTATGAGAGAAGAAGTGAAGAAGGTTCTTTCAAAGCTCAAACTTCCGCTGACCTTCCTGTGGGAGTTCCACAGGGGCTTTGAACTTTACTACACGCAGGGGATCAAATGGGAGGAGGAAGAACTTGAGAACGTGTTCGCGCTCATCCTGTTTGGTGACTATATCGGCCTCCCCCATCCGCCAACGGAGCTTACCTACAGGCTGCTTCCCTACGTGATAAGGGAGCTGTACGTGATGGAGGAGAAGAGCACGAAGGAAGTCTCGATCAAAACCGGGTGGATAGGAGTGTGAGGGGATCGATATGCCGAAGAGGATACTTGAAGATATAAGGGCCTTCCTCAAGGGGTTTGGAAGCTCCTTCAAAGATCAGTCGACGGAGTACATAGAGTTCGAGGAGAGGGAGCTTGAGAACGTCTTTGCACTCGTGCTTATGGGCTCTTTCGTCGGCATTCCCAGCCCTCCAACGACCCTAGTTGTCAGGCTGATGCCCCACATGGTTAAGGAGATGCACGTTATGCAGCAGAGGGCCGTTAATATGGACGATATATTCGGCGAGATAGCCGGAATGTTCGACATAGATTGAGGTGATCGTATGAGGGAATTCCTGCTTCCGAAGGAAGGATTCAGGACGGTGTTCGTGATAGGGAAGGGGGGCGTTGGAAAAACGACGACCAGCGCCGCACTCTCGGTCGCCCTCGCGAAGAGGGGCTACAAAACACTGATAGTATCCCTCGATCCAGCGCACAACCTAGGCGACGTTTTTATGACAAAGCTCACTGACGAGCCCAAGAAGCTCGCAGAGAACCTCTACGCCAGCGAGCTGGACATGGAGAAGCTCATCAAGGGCTACCTCAAGCACCTTGAGGACAACCTCAAACATATGTACCGCTACCTGACCGTTATAAACCTGGAGAAGTACTTTGAGGTTCTCAGCTTCTCACCGGGAATAGAGGAGTATGCGACGCTTGAGGCGATAAGGAACATCCTGCTCAAAGGAGACGAATGGGACGTGATAATCTTTGACACCCCGCCGACTGGACTGACTCTGCGCGTTCTGGCACTTCCGCGCATTTCCCTCATATGGGCCGATAAGCTCATCGAAATCAGGAGAAAGATCCTCGAAAGGAGAAGAATGATAGCAAAGGTTCACGGCGATCAGAAGTTCGTGCTTGAGGGACAGGAGTTCACCCTCCCCAAGGACGAGGAGGAAGACCCCGTAATGAAGGAGCTGAGGAAGTACAGAAAAGAGGTAGAGTTCGTCGAGGACGTCCTAACCGATCCCGGAAGGACGAGCGTGATCGCGGTGATGAACCCGGAGATGCTGCCGCTGTACGAGACTAGAAGGGCTCACGAGAGCCTGAGGAAGTTCAAAGTGCCCTTCAACATGATAGTGATCAACAAGGTAATATCAGTTGAGCGGGAGATACCTGAGATAAAGGTCAAGCTCGAAGCCCAGGAGAGGGTTCTAAGGGAGATAATGGCAGAGTTCAAAGACGTTGAAATAGTAAAGGTGCCGATGTTCCCGGAGGAGCCCAGGGGCTTGGAGAGGCTGGAAAAGCTCGGAGGTATGGTGGTTGAGGGCTGAAGATATTTTGGAGCTCCTGAAGGGCGTGAAAAATCCTTTCACGAACATGGATATAGTAAGTGAAGGACTCGTCACGAAGATCGAAGTCGAGGAGGAGGAAGGGAAAGTCACCATATACGTTGCCTTTGCCAGGAACACGCCCCTTCACCCCTTTGCCATGGCCGTCAACTGGCCGATCCAGGCCAGGATAGTCCGGGACATGGTAAACGTTTTAGAGGATAGGCTGGGATACTTTGAGATAGTTGACGACACAACCCTGCAGAGGTATTACCCACTCGATGAAACGGAGGTATGATGATGGAACTGACGTCTACTCTAATTTGGGCTATAATGATTCTCGCGGCTGTGACATCGATACAGTTCTACAAAGGAAGAAAGTGGAACCTCCAGCTAATGCAGCACTACCTCCGCTCCGTGGAGGATGTAGTAAAACCCGAGGACAAAGACTACGTCTGGCTTGGTGGATACATCGGCTTTAGGGCAAACTACAAGATCAACAGGGACAACATAAGGAGGTTTGAGTACACCCTCACACTCCTCCCCAGGCACAGCATCCTCTACTTCCCGATCTCACTGGTTACTAGCAGACACGACAAGCTCTACGTTGTGGTGAGGCCATTCGCCCAGATAAAGCGCGAGGCACACCTCATACAGAAGGGTTACTACAGGCTCAAGCCGAACATTGAGAACGAGCCCCTGTTGCAGAGTGAGGAGATCGAGATAGCCGGCAGAAAGTACGAAGCTTTGTTCGAGAAGAGAAGGGACCTGGAGAACCTGAAGGCCCTCGTGGAGAGCATGCCTAGACCGCACAACATCAAGCACGTCGCGCTTACTCCAAAAACCAACGTCTTCTACGTCCAGATGAAGCCCGAACCTGACACCATAAAAGAAGACATCGAGAAAATCGTCCGCTTTGCCAACGAAAAGCTCAAGGAAAGCCCGTTCTCTTCTTAAGTTCTTAGCCCAAGAAAAACGTTAAATCTAATTTTCCCATTTTTACGGATGGTGAGTTTATGGAAATCTACAAGGCCAAATTTGGAACTCCCGAAAGGGGATGGGTCGTCCTCGTCCACGGCCTCGGGGAGCACAGCGGCAGGTATGGAAAGCTGATCTCAATGCTCAACGAAGCCGGCTTTGGGGTTTATACCTTCGACTGGCCAGGACACGGCAAAAGTCCGGGGAAAAGGGGCCACACAAGCGTCGAAGAAGCTATGGAAATAATTGATTCAATAATTGAAGAATTGAGTGAAAAGCCCTTCCTCTTTGGTCACAGTCTCGGAGGTCTAACCGTCATCCGCTACGCCGAGACGAGGCCGGACAAGATACGGGGCGTCGTTGCTTCATCTCCTGCACTCGCAAAAAGCCCCAAGACTCCGGGCTTCATGGTGGCCCTCGCTAAAGTCCTGGGGAGAATAACCCCCGGCCTCATCCTCTCCAACGGCATCGATCCCAATCTCCTCTCCAGAAACCCGGATGCAGTGAAGCACTACATCGAGGATCCCCTGGTCCACGACAGAATCTCTGCAAAGCTCGGCATGAGCATATTCAAAAACATGGAGAAGGCCCACAGAGAAGCAGGCAGGATTAGGGTTCCGGTGCTCCTCCTGGTGGGTACTGGCGACATCATAACGCCCCCAGAGGGCTCAAGGAAGCTCTTCGAAAAGCTCACTGTGAAGAATAAAGAGATCAGGGAGTTCAAGGGTGCCTATCACGAGGTATTCGAAGACCCTGAGTGGGGTGAGGAGTTCCACAGGACGATAGTGGAGTGGCTCGTGGGGCATTCGGAGAGGGCCTGAGATGAAAGTTAATAAGGAACGCCTTTTTCATGTTTCCACTTTTCTCCCCCTCCTGATGGTGCCGTGGCTTGGAACGACGTGGCTAATCTTCACGGTTTTGGGTACAGTTCACAAATTCAGGGAAAGAATATGGGCCCTCTATGAACGCCATGGAGGCAATTTCAAGACTTATCTGCTCGTTGGCATGGTATCCGCCTACCTGGTGGAAGTGCTCGCCGTAATCGACAACCTCACGCTTCCCCCGGAGGAGAGGATACTCCTCAACCCGGACCCGCTGGCCGACCTTTACCTCGCTTTTGCTTATTACCTGCCTTTTGTTCTGTACTGGGGATTAGCCGTGAGGGAATACGACTATTCCTGGAAGGATGTGTTCTGGATAGGAGGCGCCACAAGGATACTAATGGAGCAGACGGGAGCGGTCTTCCTCTCCTTCAACCCAGTGGCATGGCTCTACGTTCTCCTCGTTTACGGCTCTTACAAGGCCATTCCAGTACTCGCGGCAGGGGATTGTCTCAGAAAAAGGAGGAGAAAGCAGATTGGGACGGGGAAAAAGCTTGCCCTCGGTGCACTGATAGAGGCTCTGGCCTTCGTCTCAGCCGGAGGGCTGCTGTGGATCTTTCGGCGGATAGGAGGGCTGGGGTAAGCACCCCCATTAAAATCGAAACTTTAAGGCAAGGAGCGTCATTCAAAGCCCCAACCATCCCCACCACCTTTTTCCCTCTCCTCCTCTTTTTCCTCCTCCAGAACGACCTCGAAGGAGCCCTCCTCAGCGACGTCGGGGCGGAATGGGATGTCCAGGATCAGTCTAACCCCGTAGACCCCATGTCCCATGATGTACTGCCCCTCCCTCATAAGCCTCCTGAAGTCCTGGGGGGAGAAGCCGTCGTAGGCAACTATTAGGGTGTCCCCCTCCGGTAAAAGCTCCTTCGAGAA encodes the following:
- a CDS encoding STT3 domain-containing protein; translated protein: MVKTDVKKKRKKEKEKTKHPKQTKKESEELKKLAGMYPRLKTYGLALIVLLVAYYGYLIRMKTAKLKYLVDPDTFYHFEMFRQAVKHGIPSYFPMAEPPTGIKVSGSLGLYVIPAKAYSLIFSHLGYSELEFFKMWTPLMGALTIIGIYLLGKKLHSDWTGFWAAVFLAFSYANYTKTYAGNARGEAPFLMFFVFALLAMTYYLDDDANLLDFKRSWKKLTWGALFVLLSWLFMMSWQGSEFGLGVLLAFMAVHPIVLFTFGRIRELKKFTYEFYPLMLVILLGALPLTGISLIGYKPFLIFSIEVYFAVVALTAVMLFGENVGLNYSDKKHRFGTVLGVGLLGFIGAYAYFGRSLWKFFGSAYQSNPLYQTVAELARPNWGYVKNVFSIHYSGGAGQDGMLYIFSLLGFLVLIIRMGWKLRKGDITSYKEIFLATYYTAATYLLWTAVRFSFQASGAVILLAGLLFGEMIVAVETMKDTLGTKAMYAIVLILLLLPLPVIGARDMGKMADAQASSEAVPKSWQDTLLWLRNNSNPLDSATSWWDYGYWIESSLLSDRRASTDGGHAYDRRYILADFFSHSGNEAEQDFEAWGLNYLIAWQSDIYKFNAISYLGGAITYGEYKHNPMFMPVGPQYGSSIVFDNQSKTYYVRVAYRNGQVLQYVPDTIIDMSTGSVYQNKQSNVPYVLYKFSPGFGVLAYDKIAYSNFVQLAFIYLNPRNITESMKLRANFKLVKAEGGVNTYKFQPFAVYRIDMLTNGTIENGTWQQVYSTFMPTKLPIGDHTFRIYISAFGRDVKDGTLIFEAYKNGTLIQKEVLARNLHIDHLNETPITVTLSVPNATSYRMVLLQDGPIGVLDGPVKVNGKEVNPSFPIAPGQSGDMSLTAAFRKDYENVNLTLRASVVYYVTPNGGDIYSDKFYLEPHQDIIAYVPVKSLSVKAGDNEVTAHVSVPKDVFDAYIEKLKEKYGDNVVIYKKRLETVFITQKEYVVWEG
- a CDS encoding ParB/RepB/Spo0J family partition protein, with product MSGIRLITREEAVKRAERIRDEYRTISGIEFEVERKFISLEEVVPTQSELSEKKLLVVLQEIKHGYDAPIIVLPHAGRYYILDGHHRAFALKKLGVMEVEALVLVPRGKFIPGIVKTAEKSGLRRLEDMKIRRG
- a CDS encoding adenylate kinase; amino-acid sequence: MNILIFGPPGSGKSTHSRRIVEEYGLAYISSGDLIRREIERKSSLGVEMEAYLSRGDLIPDTIVNTLIISKLRRRREGFILDGYPRTPEQVIALENYLYDHGIRLDLAVEIFIDEETSVERISGRRICPNCGAVYHVKYNPPKVPGICDVCGSKLIQRADDREEVVRKRYHIYVRNMEPIIKFYRAKGIYVRVDGDGPISEVWKRIQPLLDYIHAREEKRKEHE
- a CDS encoding single- stranded DNA-binding family protein — encoded protein: MKLSTGYVRASGYAHKVRRVLFALVRRRVEPKEVVRAAGELNQRIFDRLVEMKVDKADVIRVTVPFSIRDGQIVWDYENLEIEVYRREEEENLARAMEEVEARERELEERIKEVEEVALRLKELSEELLERIERLKEEHTSLKIKAEE
- a CDS encoding carbon starvation CstA family protein, translating into MNSAVVILLAATIYVAMYFTYGKSLQNKVVRADPNRPTPAHRLYDGVDYVPAHPLVLYGHHFASIAGAGPIVGPAVAMAWGWLPGLIWVWFGNVFIGAVHDYLALMSSVRYDGKSIQWIAGKLMSKRTGIAFELYIWFALLLVVAAFTAVIAGIFTKTPEAATAALLFLVSAMIVGWLMYKTSLHFAGATVIGLILVAISVWLGFMFPIHASFHAWATFLLFYIIIAASLPVWILLQPRDYLNAYILWFGLILGGLAFILVGSKGTFTAPAYTTWSAHVVGGKPSPFWPTIPLVIACGALSGFHSIVGSGTSSKQLDNEIHGLMVGYGGMFTEGFLSTIVIASISVYGIKVFADAGITINASNWAVIYAPKVAKVVGKVGIFAKSYAYGLQDAFGIPYKTGAVFASLWVSAFALTSLDTATRLGRFAWQEVFGMVVDTSQGFWKTVTNKWVASTVIAILGVALAWGNQWLILWPAFSGMNQMLASIAMMTAALWVAKVQRAGKWSWAVLIPALFLWITVTLALGWFLVEVVPGISTPLTKYSVGLITIVGLLLNFLLAWDFWIAWKRPAEEYEAAKA
- a CDS encoding ArsA family ATPase gives rise to the protein MREFLLPKEGFRTVFVIGKGGVGKTTTSAALSVALAKRGYKTLIVSLDPAHNLGDVFMTKLTDEPKKLAENLYASELDMEKLIKGYLKHLEDNLKHMYRYLTVINLEKYFEVLSFSPGIEEYATLEAIRNILLKGDEWDVIIFDTPPTGLTLRVLALPRISLIWADKLIEIRRKILERRRMIAKVHGDQKFVLEGQEFTLPKDEEEDPVMKELRKYRKEVEFVEDVLTDPGRTSVIAVMNPEMLPLYETRRAHESLRKFKVPFNMIVINKVISVEREIPEIKVKLEAQERVLREIMAEFKDVEIVKVPMFPEEPRGLERLEKLGGMVVEG
- a CDS encoding iron-sulfur cluster assembly protein, which produces MRAEDILELLKGVKNPFTNMDIVSEGLVTKIEVEEEEGKVTIYVAFARNTPLHPFAMAVNWPIQARIVRDMVNVLEDRLGYFEIVDDTTLQRYYPLDETEV
- a CDS encoding alpha/beta hydrolase — protein: MEIYKAKFGTPERGWVVLVHGLGEHSGRYGKLISMLNEAGFGVYTFDWPGHGKSPGKRGHTSVEEAMEIIDSIIEELSEKPFLFGHSLGGLTVIRYAETRPDKIRGVVASSPALAKSPKTPGFMVALAKVLGRITPGLILSNGIDPNLLSRNPDAVKHYIEDPLVHDRISAKLGMSIFKNMEKAHREAGRIRVPVLLLVGTGDIITPPEGSRKLFEKLTVKNKEIREFKGAYHEVFEDPEWGEEFHRTIVEWLVGHSERA